The following is a genomic window from Sebaldella sp. S0638.
TCTTCCCTTGATCCTATTACCATATCGCTGTTTTTAGCTACCATTGAATAATAAATTGCTATTTCATCGTCATTTTTCCATGTATAGCTTCTGTAGTCTATGTCAAAAACCACGATTGTTTCATGCTTTTTGGCAAATTCCACTGCTTTCAGCACAGCTTCCCTTGAAGGGCTTTTTGCCAGAGCAGTTCCTGAAACTACTATCATTTTTGCATTTTTTATATATTCTTCATTTATTTCCTCTGATTCCAAAACCAGATCAGCTATTTCATTTCTGTACATAAGTATGCTGCTTTCTGTAGGGCTGAGAATTTCAGTAAATGTAAGTCCCAGAGATTCTCCGTTTTTCGCTCTGAACACATTCGTTACATCTATACCCTCATTTTTGAAATAATCTATTACAAAGTCGCCAAATCTGTCCTGTGATACCTTCCCTATGAATCCTACCTTTTTATCAAGTCTTGCCAGTCCCACTGCGATATTAGCCGGCGATCCCCCAAGATATTTCTTAAATGTCTGGCTTTGTGCCAATGTCATATTTATATCCACAGGATTAAAATCTATTGCTATTCTTCCTATAGGAATAACGTCAATTTTTCTGTCCTCGTGAAAATTTAAATATTTCATACCCATTCCTCCTAGTTTTTTATCTAAAATATATATTCAAAATAACCGCTGTCTGTCCTGTTTTATCTATAGTTCCTGCATAAACAGGACACGACGCTGATTTTATTTTCTCATTTTATACTCAGGCTTTATTTTTACTGTTAAATATCTCAATATGCATTTTCACGTTTTCATAAGCACCTTGTATTTCAGCACCATGAAGTTTAAAATAATCTATTTTTCTGTTATTATTTTCTGTATATGCCTTTCTTACTGCACTTTCCACCGAATTAAAAGTCGATGTCGCTACGTTTATCTTATGTATACCAAGTTCTATACACCTTCTGAAGTCTTTTTCGCTTATCCCCGAACCGCCGTGTAAAACAAGGGGAATATCCACTTCTTTATTTATGCTGTCAAGAATCTCAAAATTCAGCTTCGGATCACCTTTGTACTCTCCATGTGCATTTCCTATTGCCACTGCCAGTGCATCAATCTTCGTATCAGCATAAAATTTCAGAGCTTCCTTCACATCAGTATAAATCATTCCGTGATCTTCTTTCCCGTCTTCACTTCCTCCGACCTTTCCGATCTCAGCTTCCACTGTTGCATTATACCTTCCGGCTTTTTCCATCACTGCCTTTGTTATTTCTATATTTTTTTCAAGAGGGTATGCCGACCCGTCTATCATAACAGAACTAAAGCCCAGCCCCAGTGCTTCTTCTATTTTTCCTATACTTATTCCGTGATCCAGATGCACGGCTATTGGTATTTTTGAATTTTCGGCAGCTGCTATCATCATAGGCCCGATAAGACTTAACGGTGAATAGTTTAACCTGACTTCTGCTATCTGGAGTATAATGGGTGAATTCAGCTCTTCGGCTGCTTTTACTGCTCCCATTATCATTTCCATATTAGCTATGCTAAAAGCTCCCACTCCGTATTTTCCCTGCTGTGCCTTAACAAGCAGACTTTTCATGTCTAATAATGGCATTCACATACTTCCTTTCCCAAAGCTTTCCTTTGCAGCATATATATGATTATATTTTTGTCACTTCTTGGTTATTTTATTTTTCAATATAATCAATTATTTTTACCCCATTTTTTCCATTTTGTCAATTTTATTTTTTATTTTTTCGAAAAACTTTATCAAACTTTATCAAAAGTTTACCATAAAAAACATAATTATACCAAAAATATATTCTTTTTTTCATAATATATGTTTACTTTTTGCAACTTTCATACTATAATAATAGTAAAGATATTTAAAAAAGCATTGTTCCTTTTAGTCCCAGAACTTAACCACTTTTTTTATTACGAACTCCGAAAAGATTCCATTTTTTTTATATCTTTGATAATTTTTGAAAGGATGGCGTTATGAAAACACATAGAATTAAAAATGTAGAAGAATACATATTAAAAAATGAATCTGTTTCACTGGATAAGCTATGTGATGTGTTTAAGGTTTCCAAAAACACTATTCGAAGAGATATTAAGGAGCTTTTAGAAAAAGGGAAAATAAAGAAAATATACGGCGGAGTCACAATAAATCAGAAAAAACTGGTTCCCTTTGAAGAAAGAAACATAAAAAACCATGCAGAAAAGAAAGCTGCCGCGGAAATAGCCGCTGCATATATAAACGACGGGGATATTATTTTTATTGATTCCGGTACCACTACCATGTGGCTTATTGATTATCTTAAAAATAAGAATAACATTACTATACTTACAAATAACCTGAGTGCTATTATTTCAGCGCTTCCATATCCGAATTTGAATATTATTTCACTTGGCGGTACTCTGAAAAGGAAAACAAATTCATTCGTAGGGAATTCTACTTCCCTTGTTTTGAAAGACTATAATATAAGTAAGGCTTTTATGGCTGCCACAGGTATTTCCATTGCACGCGGCGCAACGAATTCGTCAGTGGAAGAGTATGAGCTGAAAAAATTAATAGTAGAAAAAAGCGACGAGATTTTCCTGCTTGTAGATTCATCAAAATTTGACATTATTTCACTCATGACTTACTCACCGCTTGAGAATCTGAACTATATTATTACTAATAAAACCCCGCCGAAAAAATATACTGATTTTTTCAGAAAAAACAAAATAAACTTATTAATAGCAGAAGACAAAGACAAAAAATAGATATCTGACAGAGCTGTATCAAAATAGATTTTTAAGAAATTTGAAAACAAAATATTGTGATAATTCATGGGATAAAATCAATATATTGTATTCACTGTTTAAAAATTTCTATTTTGATACAGCCCTTTTTTTATTACAATTTTTATATTCAGAAAATAATTCTGACTAAAAATACTCCGTTGTTATCTCCCGGAGTATTTATTAATATCTCTATTTTTTTAACTTATTTCATAATATTCTATTTAGCGGTTACTCTTCCTTCCAGTTTTGGAGATACTGTTTTTTTATCTCTCAGATAATCCATAATAGCATTATACATCATGTAACCATTTATATCATTTCTCTCTGTCCCGGATAAGAATTGCGAAAACCCGTCTCCTCCGTTAGCAAGAAAATCATTTGTTGCTATTCTGTATTTTTTATTCGGATCTATTTTTTTACCGTTTAATTCCAGTTTCGTTATTCTGTTTCCCGCTTCTTTTTTCGGATCATATTCCATTATAAGTCCGTGCGACACCTGAAGAACGCCATTAGTCAATCCGGCAGCATGTTCAAACATACTAATAACATCTTTTCCATTTAGAGTAAGAACAGTTAATGCATTTGGAAAAGGAAAAGCGCTGATTACATCTTTTTGAGTAATATCTCCTTTTTCAATATCTGCTCTTATTCCGCCGCTGTTCGTAACTGCAAAATCCGGTTTTTCCCCTTTAGATACAGCACTGGCAAATATCGCATCACCTATCAGATTTCCCAAAAGCGATTCCGAACCATACGATCTTGTTAACGTGATATCTGTTTTTCCTACTACTTCTTTTGTTTTTTCGTCAACTATTTTATTCCATTTATCGATTACCTGCTGTGTTTCAGGATCAGCAGTTATATTTTTATCATAAATAATATTAAGTTTGTTTGTATGAGATAGTATTTTTTTTGTTTTTGAATCAAGAACCAGTTCAAGTTCTCCTACTTCAGTTCCCTGAGCGTCTGTAGATACTATAAGAGTATTTCCTGCTACAAGTGCTTCCGGTGTCCCCTGATGAGCATGCCCGGTGATTAATATATCAATTCCCTTTACATTTCCGGCAAGTTCTATATCTTTTTTCAAGGCTCTTGCCACATCTTCCGTTCCTTTTGATGATTGTCTTGCAGGGGTTCCTTCGTGAGCCAAAACCACTATTAAATCAACTTTATCCTTTATCTCTGCGATGTACTTTCTTAAATATTCTTCTTCATCTCTTGCTTCCAAACCCTTTATAGCATTAGCAGTAATTGTATCATAAAATGCAAATTTACCATGGATTCCTATTACTCCCAGTTTTATTCCATTTTTCTCAATTATCACATATGGTTTATCCCAAAACGGCTGACCGCTTTCTTCTATAAATATATTGGCTAAAACAACAGGAGTCTTATATTTTTTTAATTTTTCAAGAGCATTTTTCCAGCCGTGGTCAAATTCGTGGTTTCCTACTGCAATAGCATCATATCCCATAGTATCCACTATATCAACTATAGCTTCTCCTTCTGTAAGTGTGCTGACAGCCGGCCCTGTAAAATAATCACCGGCGTCAAAAAAGAACACAGTATCCCTATTCTTTTTTACATCCTTAACAAAAGCTGTAATATTGGCAAAACCGCCCACCTTTTCTTTTTCATCTATTGCACGAAATAAAAAAGGATCTACATTAGCATGCAAATCATTTGTGTAAAGTATTGTTATCTTTATGTTCTTTTTTGCGTCAGTATTTTTTTTATTCTGTACTCCATAAATATTGAAAAATAAAGACAAAATAAAAAAAACAGTCAAAAATTTAAAAATTTTTCTCATAAATATATCACATCCTCAATTTTAAAGTAGAAAAATAATTATAACATTACATTTTATTTAAATTAATCTTCCGTTATTTTAATATATCGCATTTATTTTATTTTTTATAGGACATGTGTCCTGTTTTTATTTTAAATTTTATGTTTTTATTTTTTCATAAAATAAAATTATAAAAACAGGAGTTGTTATAAACATTCTACAAATCACGTTTATAACAACTCCCTGCCAGCAGTCATTTCTTTCTTATATTTCGTATTCTTTGCTTTTTTAATTCCTTGAGTTCCTC
Proteins encoded in this region:
- the iolC gene encoding 5-dehydro-2-deoxygluconokinase, producing the protein MKYLNFHEDRKIDVIPIGRIAIDFNPVDINMTLAQSQTFKKYLGGSPANIAVGLARLDKKVGFIGKVSQDRFGDFVIDYFKNEGIDVTNVFRAKNGESLGLTFTEILSPTESSILMYRNEIADLVLESEEINEEYIKNAKMIVVSGTALAKSPSREAVLKAVEFAKKHETIVVFDIDYRSYTWKNDDEIAIYYSMVAKNSDMVIGSREEFNLTEKLIAPNSTDEETAKRWLGYGNKIVVIKHGKEGSVAYTADGKNYKIKPFPVKLLKSFGGGDAYASAFMYGLLEGWDIMDALEFGSASAAMLVASHSCSEDMPTADSIKEFIRKAKEEYGEMVARG
- a CDS encoding class II fructose-bisphosphate aldolase; translation: MPLLDMKSLLVKAQQGKYGVGAFSIANMEMIMGAVKAAEELNSPIILQIAEVRLNYSPLSLIGPMMIAAAENSKIPIAVHLDHGISIGKIEEALGLGFSSVMIDGSAYPLEKNIEITKAVMEKAGRYNATVEAEIGKVGGSEDGKEDHGMIYTDVKEALKFYADTKIDALAVAIGNAHGEYKGDPKLNFEILDSINKEVDIPLVLHGGSGISEKDFRRCIELGIHKINVATSTFNSVESAVRKAYTENNNRKIDYFKLHGAEIQGAYENVKMHIEIFNSKNKA
- a CDS encoding bifunctional UDP-sugar hydrolase/5'-nucleotidase; this encodes MRKIFKFLTVFFILSLFFNIYGVQNKKNTDAKKNIKITILYTNDLHANVDPFLFRAIDEKEKVGGFANITAFVKDVKKNRDTVFFFDAGDYFTGPAVSTLTEGEAIVDIVDTMGYDAIAVGNHEFDHGWKNALEKLKKYKTPVVLANIFIEESGQPFWDKPYVIIEKNGIKLGVIGIHGKFAFYDTITANAIKGLEARDEEEYLRKYIAEIKDKVDLIVVLAHEGTPARQSSKGTEDVARALKKDIELAGNVKGIDILITGHAHQGTPEALVAGNTLIVSTDAQGTEVGELELVLDSKTKKILSHTNKLNIIYDKNITADPETQQVIDKWNKIVDEKTKEVVGKTDITLTRSYGSESLLGNLIGDAIFASAVSKGEKPDFAVTNSGGIRADIEKGDITQKDVISAFPFPNALTVLTLNGKDVISMFEHAAGLTNGVLQVSHGLIMEYDPKKEAGNRITKLELNGKKIDPNKKYRIATNDFLANGGDGFSQFLSGTERNDINGYMMYNAIMDYLRDKKTVSPKLEGRVTAK
- a CDS encoding DeoR/GlpR family DNA-binding transcription regulator gives rise to the protein MKTHRIKNVEEYILKNESVSLDKLCDVFKVSKNTIRRDIKELLEKGKIKKIYGGVTINQKKLVPFEERNIKNHAEKKAAAEIAAAYINDGDIIFIDSGTTTMWLIDYLKNKNNITILTNNLSAIISALPYPNLNIISLGGTLKRKTNSFVGNSTSLVLKDYNISKAFMAATGISIARGATNSSVEEYELKKLIVEKSDEIFLLVDSSKFDIISLMTYSPLENLNYIITNKTPPKKYTDFFRKNKINLLIAEDKDKK